The Streptococcus sp. 29896 genome includes a region encoding these proteins:
- the glpO gene encoding type 1 glycerol-3-phosphate oxidase has protein sequence MEFSKETRRLAIEKMQDRQLDLLIIGGGITGAGVALQAAASGMETALIEMQDFAEGTSSRSTKLVHGGLRYLKQFDVEVVSDTVSERAVVQNIAPHIPKPDPMLLPVYDEEGSTFSLFRLKVAMDLYDLLAGVNNTDLANKVLTREEVLERAPHLKKEGLLGGGVYLDFRNNDARLVIENIKRAAKDGALIASRVKAEKFIKNEVGKVVGIVARDLLTDSTFEIRARLVINTTGPWSDEVRNLGGEGSGVFQMRPTKGVHLVVDSSRLSVPQPTYFDTGHADGRMVFVLPRENKTYFGTTDTDYTGDLANPTVTQEDVDYLLEIVNNRFPEANLTIDDIESGWAGLRPLLSGNGASDYNGGNNGKLSDDSFNSLIETVKAYLNNEKTRDDVEHDLSHLEGSVSEKHLDPSAVSRGSALDRDDNGLLTLAGGKITDFRKMAEGALEKVADILKEEHGRSFKLINSKTYPVSGGELNPANVAEEIEHLAQLGVKKGLDYDDALYLANLYGSNAPKVFALNHKVEAVSDLNQRDLLSLHYAMKEEMTLTVVDYLLRRTNYMLFMREQLDGVAPEVIKEMAAYYGWTTEEVAQQEALLIATLNKNDLTYLKEK, from the coding sequence ATGGAATTTTCAAAAGAAACACGTCGCTTAGCGATTGAAAAAATGCAAGATAGACAGTTGGATCTCTTGATTATTGGTGGCGGTATTACGGGGGCTGGAGTAGCCCTCCAAGCTGCTGCTAGTGGCATGGAGACAGCCTTGATTGAAATGCAAGACTTTGCCGAAGGGACATCCAGCCGTTCAACCAAATTGGTTCACGGTGGACTCCGCTACCTCAAACAATTTGATGTAGAAGTGGTTTCCGATACAGTTTCAGAACGTGCGGTTGTACAAAATATTGCGCCTCACATTCCCAAGCCAGACCCAATGTTGCTTCCTGTCTATGATGAAGAAGGTTCGACCTTTAGTCTCTTTCGTTTGAAAGTGGCTATGGACCTCTATGACCTCTTGGCTGGTGTTAACAATACAGACCTTGCCAATAAGGTTTTGACGAGAGAAGAAGTCTTAGAGCGGGCACCTCACCTGAAAAAAGAAGGCTTGCTTGGCGGTGGAGTTTACCTTGACTTTCGTAACAATGATGCTCGCTTGGTTATTGAAAATATCAAACGTGCAGCTAAAGATGGTGCCTTGATTGCTAGCCGTGTCAAAGCTGAGAAATTCATCAAGAATGAGGTTGGAAAAGTTGTTGGTATCGTCGCGCGCGACTTACTGACAGACAGCACCTTTGAAATTCGTGCACGATTGGTTATCAATACAACAGGACCTTGGAGCGATGAAGTGCGAAATCTTGGTGGCGAAGGTTCAGGTGTCTTTCAAATGCGTCCAACCAAGGGTGTACACCTAGTTGTCGATAGTTCTCGTTTGTCTGTTCCTCAGCCAACTTACTTTGATACAGGTCACGCAGATGGTCGCATGGTCTTTGTCCTTCCACGCGAAAATAAAACCTACTTTGGTACGACAGATACGGACTATACTGGCGATTTGGCGAATCCGACGGTAACCCAAGAAGACGTTGACTATCTTCTTGAAATTGTCAACAATCGCTTCCCAGAAGCTAATCTGACCATTGATGATATCGAAAGTGGTTGGGCGGGACTTCGGCCGCTCTTGTCTGGAAATGGTGCTTCTGATTACAACGGTGGAAATAATGGTAAACTTAGCGATGATAGTTTCAATAGCTTGATTGAAACAGTCAAAGCTTATTTGAACAATGAAAAGACACGGGACGATGTGGAACATGATTTGAGCCATCTCGAAGGCAGTGTTTCTGAAAAACATTTGGATCCGTCTGCTGTATCACGCGGTTCTGCCCTTGATCGTGATGACAATGGTTTGCTGACTCTTGCTGGTGGTAAAATCACAGACTTCCGTAAGATGGCAGAAGGTGCCTTGGAAAAAGTAGCAGACATCCTCAAAGAAGAACATGGGCGCAGCTTTAAACTCATCAATTCTAAGACCTATCCTGTTTCTGGTGGAGAATTGAACCCTGCAAACGTAGCAGAAGAAATTGAACACTTGGCACAATTAGGGGTGAAAAAAGGATTGGACTACGACGATGCCCTCTATCTTGCTAACTTGTACGGTTCAAATGCGCCAAAAGTATTTGCCTTGAACCATAAAGTAGAGGCTGTGTCTGACCTTAATCAACGTGATTTGCTTTCTCTTCATTATGCCATGAAAGAAGAAATGACTTTGACAGTAGTGGATTATCTGCTTCGTAGAACAAACTATATGCTCTTTATGCGGGAACAACTGGATGGAGTTGCTCCAGAAGTGATAAAAGAAATGGCAGCTTACTACGGTTGGACGACAGAAGAAGTAGCACAACAAGAAGCCTTGCTTATAGCTACTCTAAATAAGAATGATTTGA
- a CDS encoding FAD-dependent oxidoreductase, whose translation MEIIIIGASFAGLAAAVEARKTYPQANICLIDQEKEVGFFPNAFNWRMKNRISTWEEATCQLYEEVVASDIELLLETRFLSLSHEENVIQISQNGQVKSLSFDYLILAMGSCQVWEYQSQDSRERMLSCKSKREALSAFEKVATAKKISVIGAGQIGLETIDALSEYPIELQLIESQEWPLAKYFDQEMTEFILEELDRRNIKTYFGQTVNRLGIEDGSLVCETYEESIQADFGLLATNFRPNSQFLQGQLELDPDGCLVVDAFLETSRPGVFAVGDLIRLPFAFFGQAYLPMINHAILTGRLAVANLQEKKRPLKDVVRIVSSRIFGVNMTSVGLTEKEAQLWLDTDVVRIQQPYSQWDKEKLDFKLVLSQTDGRLLGGQLISKSDHLAQMNQLAFAIQQGLRIEDLLQQSWLCLPQQTALVPILIEAANYYYHDRRRREGDL comes from the coding sequence ATGGAAATTATTATTATTGGAGCTTCTTTTGCTGGATTAGCTGCAGCAGTAGAGGCAAGAAAAACCTATCCTCAGGCTAATATTTGTCTGATTGACCAGGAAAAAGAAGTTGGTTTTTTTCCAAATGCTTTTAATTGGCGAATGAAAAATCGTATTTCGACTTGGGAAGAAGCTACTTGTCAACTCTATGAGGAAGTTGTTGCTTCGGACATTGAGCTACTCTTGGAAACGCGATTCTTAAGCTTATCTCATGAGGAAAATGTAATCCAAATCAGTCAAAATGGTCAAGTAAAGAGTCTTTCTTTTGATTATTTGATTCTTGCTATGGGCTCCTGTCAGGTCTGGGAATACCAAAGTCAGGATAGCAGGGAGAGAATGCTGTCTTGTAAATCGAAACGAGAGGCTTTATCAGCATTTGAAAAAGTCGCTACTGCCAAAAAGATTTCAGTTATTGGCGCAGGGCAAATTGGCTTGGAAACCATTGATGCTTTATCGGAGTATCCCATTGAATTGCAGTTGATTGAGTCACAAGAGTGGCCGCTGGCAAAGTATTTTGATCAAGAGATGACAGAGTTTATTCTAGAGGAATTAGACAGACGAAATATCAAAACCTATTTCGGTCAAACAGTTAATAGGCTAGGGATTGAGGATGGTAGTCTTGTCTGTGAAACTTATGAAGAGAGCATTCAGGCGGATTTTGGCCTCCTAGCAACGAATTTTAGACCCAATAGTCAGTTCTTGCAAGGGCAATTAGAACTCGATCCAGATGGTTGCTTGGTTGTTGATGCCTTCCTGGAAACCAGTCGACCAGGAGTTTTTGCGGTCGGCGACCTTATACGACTTCCATTTGCTTTTTTTGGTCAAGCCTATCTTCCAATGATTAACCATGCAATTTTAACAGGTCGCTTAGCGGTTGCAAATTTACAAGAGAAGAAGCGTCCCTTAAAAGACGTTGTGCGTATTGTCTCCAGTCGGATTTTTGGGGTAAATATGACAAGCGTTGGTTTGACAGAAAAAGAGGCGCAATTGTGGCTGGACACAGATGTTGTTCGTATCCAGCAACCTTATAGTCAATGGGATAAGGAAAAATTGGATTTCAAGCTGGTTTTGAGCCAGACCGATGGTCGTCTTTTGGGTGGGCAATTGATTTCAAAATCGGATCATCTGGCACAAATGAATCAGCTGGCTTTTGCTATTCAGCAAGGTTTAAGGATTGAGGATTTGTTGCAACAATCTTGGCTTTGTCTGCCACAACAAACTGCTCTGGTTCCCATTTTAATAGAAGCTGCCAACTATTATTACCATGATAGACGGAGAAGGGAGGGGGACTTGTAG
- the glpK gene encoding glycerol kinase GlpK, protein MSAEKYIMAIDQGTTSSRAIIFNKKGEKVGSYQKEFTQIFPKPGWVEHNANEIWNSVQSVIAGSFIESGVRPDQIEGIGITNQRETTVVWDKETGLPIYNAIVWQSRQTAHIADQLKQDGHADLFHKKTGLVIDAYFSATKVRWILDQVPGAQERAEKGEILFGTIDTWLVWKLTNGKCHVTDYSNAARTMLYNIKELKWDDEILELLNIPKAMLPEVRSNSEIYGTTAPFHFYGAEVPISGMAGDQQAALFGQLAFEPGMVKNTYGTGSFIVMNTGEEMQLSDNSLLTTIGYGINGKVYYALEGSIFIAGSAVQWLRDGMRMVKESPESEELARKSTSNDEVYVVPAFTGLGAPYWNSDARGSVFGLTRGTTKEDFVKATLQSIAYQVRDVIDTMQIDSGIDISVLKVDGGAAMNSLLMQFQADILGIEIARAKNLETTALGAAFLAGLAVGFWKDLDELKELNAVGQSFQPAMNEARKEQLYKGWKKAVAATQLFAQLDEE, encoded by the coding sequence ATGTCTGCAGAAAAATACATTATGGCCATTGACCAAGGTACAACGAGCTCACGCGCCATCATCTTTAACAAAAAAGGTGAAAAAGTGGGTAGTTACCAAAAAGAATTCACGCAAATTTTCCCTAAACCAGGTTGGGTAGAACACAATGCCAATGAAATTTGGAATTCCGTCCAGTCTGTCATTGCGGGATCCTTTATTGAAAGTGGTGTTCGTCCAGACCAGATTGAAGGGATTGGGATTACTAACCAACGTGAAACGACAGTTGTTTGGGACAAGGAAACAGGACTTCCAATTTACAATGCCATTGTCTGGCAATCTCGCCAGACAGCTCACATTGCAGATCAGTTAAAACAAGATGGGCATGCAGACCTCTTCCATAAGAAGACAGGTTTGGTTATTGATGCCTACTTTTCAGCAACCAAGGTTCGTTGGATTTTGGATCAAGTTCCTGGAGCCCAAGAGCGTGCAGAAAAGGGAGAAATCCTCTTTGGAACCATTGATACTTGGTTGGTATGGAAATTGACAAATGGCAAGTGCCATGTGACGGACTACTCAAACGCGGCACGTACTATGTTATACAATATCAAAGAGCTCAAGTGGGATGATGAAATCCTTGAATTGCTCAATATTCCAAAAGCTATGTTGCCTGAAGTTCGTTCCAACTCAGAAATCTACGGAACGACAGCTCCATTCCATTTCTACGGAGCAGAAGTACCAATCTCTGGTATGGCAGGTGACCAACAAGCAGCCCTATTTGGTCAGTTGGCCTTTGAACCAGGTATGGTGAAAAATACCTATGGAACAGGTTCTTTTATCGTTATGAATACGGGAGAGGAAATGCAGCTTTCTGATAATAGCCTCTTGACCACTATCGGTTATGGTATCAATGGCAAGGTCTATTATGCGCTAGAAGGTTCAATCTTTATAGCAGGATCAGCTGTGCAATGGCTTCGTGACGGAATGCGGATGGTCAAAGAGTCACCTGAATCGGAGGAGTTGGCTCGTAAGTCCACTAGCAATGATGAAGTCTATGTTGTACCAGCCTTTACTGGCTTGGGAGCTCCTTACTGGAATTCAGATGCGCGTGGATCTGTTTTTGGATTGACGCGTGGAACAACCAAGGAAGATTTTGTGAAGGCAACTCTTCAATCTATTGCCTACCAGGTACGAGATGTTATTGATACCATGCAGATTGATTCAGGTATTGATATCTCTGTTTTGAAAGTAGATGGAGGCGCGGCTATGAACAGTCTTCTCATGCAATTCCAGGCTGATATTCTTGGCATTGAGATTGCGCGTGCGAAAAACTTGGAGACAACTGCTCTTGGTGCAGCCTTCCTAGCAGGTCTGGCAGTTGGTTTCTGGAAAGACTTGGATGAATTGAAAGAATTGAATGCAGTTGGCCAATCCTTCCAACCAGCTATGAATGAAGCTCGTAAAGAACAGCTTTATAAAGGCTGGAAAAAAGCAGTTGCTGCAACGCAATTATTTGCACAATTGGATGAAGAGTAA
- a CDS encoding helix-turn-helix domain-containing protein translates to MHIAHLLEKRENAILHLMLDLQRMGHALSLKEACRRLDVSRSTLLRYITTFNEDAGVDELGLEFSLEDENLTLKRSASLSSQELLGYLCRPSLRYQLLLCLLDRNDVSIPLLAQELLVSEATISRQLASLNKLLKEFQIGIKGGKLKGSELQIRYFYFNLLWLTQPASDFELDRVYQEQLAYLPIFERQYQSSFNPRQAHQLGLWLTLVQKRMRLKDLDFQSTYEIMKPYHQHKFYRQLRSLFLTMSQQKSSSFQEGDAMTIFAFLFSQGILAAHQLEQLLGFGGPIMEATSWSFQELKTSMQMELMMEEESLYQLNQVFSQLYFFQSWIETGFEECPSCPTALQDLAKQILISVQENWFQHVTKPIADQQFQAMVQLIVYLLQVERTKVRLALASSYSKVRNLPLFQYLQQELDGNGALQFEFFEKGKDYDLIICLDYPLTSSHTYQLFSYPHPYDILALKKIISSLHLQKLDQAKRLLEGEYYKIERR, encoded by the coding sequence GTGCATATTGCCCACTTATTAGAAAAACGAGAAAATGCCATTCTTCATCTGATGCTAGATTTGCAAAGAATGGGGCATGCTCTTAGTTTGAAAGAAGCATGCCGACGTCTTGATGTGTCACGATCAACTCTTCTTCGCTATATTACAACTTTTAATGAAGATGCGGGCGTAGATGAATTAGGCTTGGAATTTTCCTTAGAAGACGAAAATCTTACTTTGAAACGGTCTGCAAGTTTGTCTAGTCAGGAATTGTTGGGCTATCTCTGTCGTCCGAGCTTACGCTACCAGCTTTTACTTTGTTTACTCGATCGCAATGATGTATCAATTCCACTATTGGCTCAAGAATTGTTGGTTAGCGAAGCAACGATTAGCCGTCAATTAGCCAGTCTCAATAAACTGCTCAAGGAATTTCAAATTGGAATCAAGGGTGGGAAATTAAAAGGGAGTGAACTACAGATACGCTATTTCTATTTTAATTTACTGTGGCTAACCCAGCCAGCTTCTGATTTTGAACTGGATCGGGTTTACCAGGAACAATTGGCCTACTTACCTATTTTTGAAAGACAGTATCAATCATCCTTTAATCCTCGTCAAGCCCACCAATTAGGCCTGTGGTTGACCTTGGTACAAAAACGCATGCGCTTAAAGGATCTGGATTTCCAGTCGACTTATGAAATAATGAAGCCCTATCATCAGCATAAATTTTACCGTCAATTGCGCAGCCTTTTTCTCACCATGAGTCAACAAAAATCAAGCTCCTTTCAAGAAGGAGATGCCATGACGATTTTTGCTTTTCTATTTAGTCAAGGTATCTTGGCTGCCCATCAATTAGAGCAATTACTAGGTTTTGGTGGCCCAATCATGGAAGCGACAAGTTGGAGTTTTCAGGAACTAAAAACTTCAATGCAGATGGAGTTGATGATGGAAGAAGAGAGCCTTTATCAACTCAATCAAGTCTTTAGTCAGCTCTATTTTTTTCAATCTTGGATTGAAACAGGCTTTGAAGAATGCCCTTCCTGTCCGACAGCCCTACAGGATTTAGCCAAGCAAATACTGATTTCAGTTCAAGAAAATTGGTTTCAGCATGTGACAAAACCAATTGCTGACCAGCAGTTTCAAGCTATGGTCCAACTCATTGTTTATCTTTTACAAGTTGAGAGAACCAAGGTTCGCCTCGCTTTGGCTTCTAGTTATTCCAAAGTAAGGAATCTTCCCTTGTTCCAATACTTGCAACAGGAATTAGACGGGAATGGTGCTCTGCAGTTTGAATTCTTCGAAAAAGGAAAAGACTATGACCTGATTATATGCTTGGATTACCCTCTGACCAGCTCTCATACCTATCAGCTTTTTTCCTATCCACATCCATATGATATTCTCGCTCTAAAAAAGATTATTTCCTCTCTACATCTTCAAAAACTTGACCAAGCCAAGCGATTGTTGGAAGGAGAGTATTATAAGATTGAGCGCCGATAA